One part of the Diadema setosum chromosome 22, eeDiaSeto1, whole genome shotgun sequence genome encodes these proteins:
- the LOC140245511 gene encoding uncharacterized protein: MAFQVLEDRTIIAVSVRFLKAECKAFLSSFDDKYYLQKKGTAMGTKMAPAYANIFMATLEEEFLSSYPQKPTRLTCDSSNVLYCLMCAQCPHAIYIGESSTKFRMRFNNHKSSILKNRNDLPVAKHFNLPGHSLKDVRVCIFGGDYTSAEERKLAELRVIVKSKSFQEVSSWKTAMAYNRGKNVYRLEKSTSKPSGAARKGEKQKWYEDPRTTSDHNAKYLSKLQEMKEQLQKDGQFVGSQVGSKTEHTRHRTHPLPRPGLTRHLSLNLPVFVTNPDFSSVPRAGRLSMYKSNKHVPAIHPVQGVGLLEDSRTDHHPRKIFKRNENVPHRQTSLDKGPFDLDKGSQPPGLKRFARSQKAMQLPSRVQRSDVDPKEETCMHLKSYNVACSHGHGLGRLRSRSTCSENEALMSALSHTRSLGRIHPDTQGVLCKGRSSSKYRFDHSNSSDHPPGVGLELAPVKRSIKVEVPFDKGEGDLGDVDSESSGYKAPIGTPHTVSSQRSDVPCAYCNSDSGMSIGKASSSTGSSNKDTSDTDEWSDIGVTLSQIRLSHSQSEPSIKDFTRIMANEDVPDVEYDVDDDNGNHAQPTSSRSSEDAIPVLQINSRSEEENESQMENKLTINAPFIMFRPATPRMPEPEEKSYDNEVGRVLVKAATQAELRRKEMRRLLEDIEEFNSANKNLYNKVHPVSS; encoded by the exons ATGGCGTTCCAGGTGCTGGAGGATCGTACCATAATTGCCGTCAGCGTTCGATTCTTGAAGGCGGAGTGCAAGGCCTTCCTTAGCTCG TTTGACGACAAGTATTATCTACAGAAAAAGGGCACTGCCATGGGAACTAAGATGGCACCGGCGTACGCCAACATTTTCATGGCTACCCTGGAGGAGGAATTTCTGTCAAGCTATCCTCAGAAACCTACG AGACTTACCTGCGATTCCAGTAATGTACTGTATTGTCTGATGTGTGCACAATGCCCTCACGCTATCTATATCGGTGAGTCCAGCACCAAATTCCGGATGCGCTTTAATAATCACAAATCGTCCATCCTGAAAAATCGGAACGACCTTCCCGTTGCCAAACACTTCAACCTCCCCGGCCACTCATTGAAGGATGTCAGAGTGTGCATTTTCGGGGGAGACTACACATCAGCAGAGGAAAGAAAACTCGCCGAGTTACGAGTAATCGTGAAGAGTAAGAGCTTTCAAG AGGTGAGCTCCTGGAAGACTGCAATGGCGTACAATCGTGGGAAGAACGTCTATCGCCTTGAGAAATCAACCTCGAAGCCATCCGGGGCGGCGAGGAAAGGAGAGAAACAGAAGTGGTACGAAGATCCTCGAACAACCAGTGACCACAATGCCAAGTATCTCAGCAAGCTGCAGGAGATGAAGGAGCAGCTACAGAAAGATGGGCAGTTTGTCGGTTCACAAGTCGGCAGCAAGACCGAGCACACCCGTCACAGGACTCATCCGCTTCCCCGACCTGGACTCACCCGCCATCTCTCGCTCAACCTCCCCGTGTTCGTGACCAACCCGGATTTTTCAAGCGTGCCACGAGCCGGACGCCTCTCCATGTACAAGTCCAACAAGCACGTACCAGCTATACACCCAGTTCAAGGTGTGGGATTATTGGAAGACTCGCGCACTGATCATCATCCCAGAAAGATatttaagagaaatgaaaacgtTCCGCATAGACAAACTTCGTTGGACAAGGGGCCTTTTGATCTTGATAAAGGAAGCCAACCTCCCGGTTTGAAACGTTTTGCACGTTCCCAAAAGGCCATGCAACTCCCCTCACGAGTGCAAAGATCAGACGTGGATCCAAAGGAAGAGACCTGTATGCATTTAAAATCCTACAACGTTGCGTGTTCGCATGGCCATGGTCTTGGGCGGCTTCGATCGCGGTCAACATGTAGCGAGAACGAGGCACTCATGTCTGCACTGAGTCATACGCGGTCTCTCGGACGAATTCATCCCGACACGCAGGGCGTCCTGTGCAAGGGAAGGTCATCTTCAAAGTACCGGTTTGATCACTCGAATTCCTCCGACCACCCACCTGGCGTTGGTCTTGAGCTCGCCCCAGTGAAGCGATCGATCAAAGTTGAAGTTCCTTTCGACAAAGGGGAGGGAGATTTGGGGGACGTCGACTCAGAGTCGAGCGGCTACAAGGCTCCCATTGGCACGCCACATACAGTTTCGTCTCAACGATCAGATGTTCCCTGTGCTTACTGCAACAGCGACAGCGGTATGTCGATCGGGAAGGCGAGCTCGTCGACGGGTTCTAGCAACAAGGATACAAGCGACACGGACGAATGGTCCGACATTGGGGTTACCTTGTCGCAGATTCGTCTCAGTCATTCGCAGTCAGAGCCATCGATCAAAGACTTCACAAGGATCATGGCCAACGAAGACGTCCCTGACGTCGAATACGACGTCGACGACGATAACGGCAACCACGCTCAACCTACGTCGTCGAGGAGCAGCGAGGATGCCATCCCCGTGTTGCAGATCAACTCCCGCTCAGAGGAGGAGAACGAGTCGCAGATGGAGAACAAACTCACGATAAACGCGCCTTTCATCATGTTCCGCCCCGCCACGCCCCGGATGCCCGAGCCAGAGGAGAAGAGCTACGACAACGAGGTCGGCCGCGTGCTCGTCAAGGCGGCCACGCAAGCAGAATTGAGGCGGAAAGAAATGCGACGACTGCTGGAGGATATTGAGGAATTCAACTCGGCCAACAAGAATCTCTACAACAAAGTGCATCCTGTCTCATCCTAG